Sequence from the Equus asinus isolate D_3611 breed Donkey chromosome 5, EquAss-T2T_v2, whole genome shotgun sequence genome:
GAACTTGTCTTCAGGAGTACTGCTATGGTGTTACCTGGTACTGGTGGGTGTAGGAGGGGACCTTTGcattcttatcttcaaagagtgcatTCCTGTACTTTGAGATCGTGTTTAATTCATTCAggaatggttaaagcagatgtacaatgtacaTCTGCCAGGCTGTGAGTCAGGCTTCTTTAGCTGGAGCCCAATCAGTGTTGTACCAGAAGAGTTATCTCATGCACCTCCATATGTGAAAATCTCCTGTCAAACCCATTGTTGCAAATTTCAAATAACCTGGAAAGCCAAACACAAGTCAACAGCAGCGAGAATCCCTGAGAACGGGTTGAGACTCCTATCTGTCAGGAGTGGGTGGAGAGGTCCCACTCCCCCGATGAGCTCTCCCCCAACTTGAAGTTTTCAACAGGAATCACACATTGGGTTTCTTGTGATCAATCATGTCAGATACAATTAGTCCCCGCATTAAAAATATACAGCCTCCAGCATCTTGGTTTTAGGTGGTCCCATCAGAGAACAAGCCCTTTCCCATGGGCGTCGGCAAGTGACTCATGTGGTCCAGGCAGCATCCATGATGTTTTTACGGTTTACGGCCCCACAGAATGGTGTCTTAAATCTGTAATTGTCCCAGAGTCTGAGTTCTGTTCACTGCGTCTATGTCTGCTTTCAGAGGTTGTACTAGTTCCTCGCAGCCGTAATCAGGTTTCAGCTCACCATCAGGTCCAAGCAATTAGGATCTCTGAATTCAGGATTCCGAAAATGCCAGTGACTTTTGTTCTTTAGCAGCAGCAAAGCCTAGAGACTACAGGGCCAGACAGCGGGCTTCTAAATCCTTTGAAGCCCATTTTATCTTGTCAGTCCTACAGTCCAGATCAACACACCCAAAAATATGCCCCTTAGGCTGAAAAATCATCAGCCTCTAAGAGCCAGCCATCTGATTTTACAAGAACTTATTAGCAAACtaaaaactgctttttaaaactccaaaagtATATTTTTTTGTGGAGATTATCTCTCTTTTTATGTTGTCTACTTTTCCCCATAGGCTCCAACAGGCAAAAATCATAGCAAAAATAACCAGTTACAGAGATTTCAATACTCAGATATTCAGAGTTTAAATTTTAACCCATCCACCAGCAGAAAAAGCAGGGAAGTCGAGTTCTACTTACACCTTTTCTAGGGCAGCTTTCTCTGATTGGGATAATCCCTTTGGCATTTATGAAATTACAagcatataatattttatatcagTTTTTAGCCATACATCCAGAGGCAGTAGCCACACAATAAAAGCCATTTTAAAgtcttgttttttcttcattccaAGTTTATTCAAACCCCTAGCAATAAATTCAACACTTTCAAGATAAACATTACAGCTGCTGAGAGATCTCAGCTGGAACGCAAGGGGCTGCTGCACCAGTGGATAGACTGTCCTTTTTCCCCTCtactttttttctgatatatttaAAGCTTGCCCCAGGCTTGGAACTGGCTTAATGTTTTCCCCTCCCACTTGGAGGTGTGGGCAATACAAACGTTTACTATTTCGGCTCACCCAAAATGTTTTTTGGGAATGTTTGGACCCTATCTCCTCCCACCTGGAAGAGAGAACAAAACTCGAAGGCATCACCCAggctgcactttttttttttttaaagattttattttttcctttttctccccaaagccccccggtacatagttgtgtattcttagttgtgggttcctctagttgtggcatgtgggacgctgcctcagcgtggtctgacgagcagtgccatgcccgcgcccaggattcgaaccgacgaaacactgggccgcctgcagcggagcgcgcgaacgtaaccactcggccacggggccagcccctcaggctgAACTTTTTAATCACTCACTTTAGCTACCATTGCCAAAAGTGGCCAACAGATCCAATGAGGCAGTTCTCCTGGCGCTGGGTCTGTTATTTTCGAATTCCGTAGGTAACTTTTACCTCTCACAACAGACGTCATCTCAGCTGCTGTTCCGTTCCACAGATGACTGGGTAGCCACTGGTCATTAAGTTCATCATTGTGATCCCTTCACCCTTCATTCTCCCAAACACTGCTAAAGCCATATTTCAGTGAGTCAGGTTGTTTTTAGAGAATCCCACTAATGACACTATCACCTTCAATTTGGGGATTTGCTAGATGAATCcacaggactcagcatatagTGGTACTTGTGGATAAGGTTTATTACACTTAAAAGATACAAAGCAAAACTAGAAAAGGGAAAGGCATATTGGGTAAAGACCAGGGGAAACCAGGAACAAGCCTCCAAAAGTCTTTTTCCAGTGAAGTCCCATGGGATGTGCTTAATTCCTCCAGCAATGAGTTGTGGCAACATGTGTGAAATGTTGTCTACATGCTCATTAGAGATTTAGTGCCCAGGGACTATACTGGGTGCTGGTCATGTAGGTGCCCTGCTGTGGACTGATTGTGATCCTTCAAAATTTATGCATTGAGGCCTAATCCTCAGCGTGATGGTATtgggaggtagggcctttgggaggtaaacAGATTGTGAGAATGGAGCCCTCCTTCCTTAATTTTCTATGTTAATTTGACTGACTATGGAGTGCCCCTATGAAACATCATTTCTGAATGTGTCTGTAAGGGTGTTTCTGAATGAGATTGCCCTCTCCAGCGTGGGTGGGCATCATGCAACCGTGTTGACAGGCTGAGTAGAGCAAAAGGTCGAAGAAGGAGGAATTCACccatttttttcctgcctcactgcttgagctgggacgtcTCACCTcaccttctcctgcccttggacggGGATTTACACCATCtccccctggttctcaggccttcggacTCCGACTGAATTACACCGCCGGCTGTccagggtctccagcttgcagagggTAGACTGTGGGGCTTCTCAGTCTCTACCTGGATGAGCCAAAGCCTCATAACAAATcttcacatatatatatcttttcttcTGCACATTCTCTAATATCCAAATTGTTTCTGTCTATAAGGCATTAAGGGAAAGATTCAGAACTCCAAGAAACAGATTTCACTCAAAGAGGTTTTAAAATcaagtcccatttattttcctcaaaatgcTTTTAGGTAATTTTTGGATAATATCTGCTCCAGTTTCTCCATCCCCTGactatacttttatttatttttgtttcagaaattGGAAGAAAACACACTTCTGTCTTAGGAGGAATAGAAAAGAAGGGGTTTATCCATAGTTAAGTTTTGTGGACAGACCTGGTCTTGCTTCTCCAAGAGAAGtagtttgatttctttctttagtaACAGAGATAACCAACAGTGATGGCATATACTTATGACTTTTCCTTTCTCATCTGGATCATTGAGAACCAGGCTTCCTCCATTCTCTAATAAAACTATTACAAAGTAACAGGCATACATCTCTCACcatttaaaacaagaaacaaaaatgttgCAAGCCATTTAATGCTTTGGATACTTCCCCTTAGTAACTTATAGATTGAGGTACCATCCTCTGGGAACGTTGGCCACAATTATTAAGCCCATCTTTTCGCAGCTCAAGTAAGAATTTTCGTATGGAAGATGGCCAGGAATCCCTCTGCTTAGAAATGTGAGGTTTCCCCAGGCTCTCTTGGAGCACTGGCAGAACGGTGGGGAGAGCCTGGGCTTGGTTGTTCTGCTCCTTGCTTCAAACTTGGCTGTGCTGCTTAGTCGTCATTTCACCCTGGGCAGTGATGATGTCTgtgaatctgtttcctcatctgtaaaatgtgacgCAAGTCTCCCAGTCACAGGGTTTTTACAATGAAAACAGCGTATAGAAAATCCTTGGCTccatgcctggcacaaagtaggggctcaataaatacaaCATTCTCCTTACCCTGAAGAAAAGCCCACTAGAAGACAGGGACTATAATGCTCGtagaagctttatttataatagccccaactggaaacaatgcaaatgacAGTCCCAAATGACCATCAGTAgtagactgaaggaaaaaaatggaggatATTCACACGATGTTATATTATACAGTATGAACTACTGTTACTGCAAAAACAGATAAATCCCACCAACATAATGTTGAATGACGCAAAATAatgcatactgtataattccattgaaagaaagttcaaaaacaggcaaaattaatctatggtgaCAGAGGTCAGAATTGGTAACCTTTTGGAGAGAAGATGGATTGGAAGGGGGAAGAGGGAACCTGCTGGGGTGGAGATGTTCTGTCTTCACCTGCATGGTGGTGATTATACAGGGGTATATGTATGTACAAATTCATCAAACTTTGCACttaagatttttacattttacatatgcATGTGCATTATTTACATTTGTGCATGTATAATTAATAcgtccaattaaaaaaatgctgcTCACTTTGCACCAGGAGCTGGATTTTATATCAATATCAATTGTATTTTTCAGGAGAGTGTCTAGCTCTAGATATGACAGGCCAATAGCTGGCCATCCTGCAGGCTGCAGTCTGTCCCTTGTGAGTGGCCCCATTTCAGAGCTGGCCTGGAGCTGACAGGCATATTGTGAGGGTCATGCTCCATCATCATTGACAGCTGGAGAAGCCATCACATGCCATCGGCAGCAAAGCACAGGGAAAACCAGGCAGTGGACCGTGCTTCCCGCCCTGAGGCTGCGAGGCACGAGCCCCAGCAATGGAAGGATTAAAAGCCTCTCAATTTAAAAagacagggggaggggaggagaatgtGGGCTGCACAATTTATAAATAGACATTACCGAGGCTGCCTGATGGTGAAGTGGTTGTTTAGTAAATCTTTCTCCTCTAAGGATCCCATTATCGGAGACCATTTGAAAATACCAGTTTTATTTCGTCTTTTGGGGGAGATCCTGGGTTTCATCCAGTCAGCCCTGTTGGATGATATTTCTCTCTGCCAGATTTGGGGACAGGACTTCGATATTTTGAATCACCTTTACATGGAGCacagagatgatgatgatgaggatgTGTCTTTTGCCAAATGGATGAGCAGCTTCTGGGGTCACAGCTGGATAGAGGAGGATGAGAGGGGCCTCCGGGACCGCCACCGATCGCAACACGCCAGTTACAGGAAAacctccctgccctgcccagtgAGTTACCATCCCGGAACCGGGAGagcggggctggggaggggatttCTCCTACATAATCTTTGGAGGTTCCTTTGGTATGAAGTTTTCTTTGGTTGGAAATCAGTACTTCCAAATCTTTTTTATACCCACAAAAAtcacttttatcattttatgttGTCCTCCAAGGGACCTGATTTTCATCTATTTAGGtaatgatttcttcatttttagtaGCCTAAGATATCTTAACTGCCATTCAGAGTTTCTGATAAGCCAGAGATAATCCTGCTGTGTGATGATATAAttcaagcaaaaggaaagaaacttgaGGGTATACTAGTCTGTGTAGCATTGGTGTGCACCAACGTGTGATTCCCAATCGTCTTTTTGAAATACTGAAAATAGCTCCACTATTTGGTGACCTCTAAGGAATCGGGGATTCCACATAATAAATCACTACGTTGGGTAAATTTGATGTACTTTTTCTTCTCGTTCCCAGTGGTTTCCTGACAGGAGAGAAAACCAAAAATCCTCACACCCTCAGCACTGTTTTCCCATGGCCGGGCAGAGCACCCAGTGTCCAGGGAGCAGGAGGCCAGCAGGAAGTCTCCTGAGATGGGGGTGGGTGGGCCTGACCAGAGGAGGACTGGGTGCAGGTGCAGGCAGTGGTTCTCTCGGCTCAGCAGCTGCGCCAGAAGATGCCACCGTTAGATGTGTGCGGCTCCTGCTTCACAGTCACACAGTGATCACAAGTCACTTAGAATTCCAGCCACCAGAGGATACTTCCTCAAGCCCCTGCTTCTGCCAACCCCAGAACCAGGGAAGTTTTGGAATAacgttgttttatttttagtcccAGCATCCCTAGATGCGTAATGCCTGTGAGGTAATGTGTGTAAGGCAACCTCTTACTCCCAGTGATCTGCGAGTTTGAGGAAGGAGACCTCTCTGAGACatacatatttgaaaatagatgTCTTACCAAATGTGGGCTCAGGAACAAAGGGCAAGTTTTAACACCTCTTTGAGCTTCTGGTTCCTGACATGAAAAAGAAGAGGGTTGGACTCGATGATCTCAGAGAACCCTTCCAGCTCTGACGTCCCATGATTCTGTCATAAACACCTGCTTAGCACACTGTCATTTTAATCTCTTTTGGTCCACACTGGGTGAGGTATTCATATGTGTGAGCCAGAAGTGTGACTAGTTCCCAGGTTCCAGATAGTGGGAACCAGggaggaacaaagagaaaaattctgATTTACTATTTATCACAACAGCCATTTGGAACCACAGGaaataggaaaacaaaggaaaaaacgtgactaataaaatatttcttgaataaatcttAGCTTCTGTTAGGCTTATAAAACTGAGATAATCCACCTTATATAGAGAATCCACTTTTAAGTTGCAAGGTTGTTTGCCTTAAACTATTAGAGAATGGCGGAatttgtatacatatgtatacaagTGTACACATATGTGTAACATTTCTGAATGATGTCCAAGTATCTTTTTCTGCTCATATCAGCTTTGGGCATTTGCCTAAATTAACCTGTTTAGATTCTCTGAGTAAACAACACATTCCATAATGATCAGAAAGCATGCGTTTATTTAGGGGGACAAAGCATGGAATAAAAGTGACAATCTGAGTGAATAAAGTGGAGCGTGCACAAGCACAGAGCACAGATCCAGGGTACCCAGGGTGACGTGCACAGAGCTGGGAAGACAGTGAGGGAGTCTGATTGTTTGCTCTCCACTCATAGACTGCTATACATGTGTGAAGTGAATCTGTAGTTGGATCCTTAATTTTCTTAATTGTAATATGTACTCAAATTTTTCTTACTTTAGTGATATGGGAACAATcaggttttcattttttgtgttttgctttgagCTCAATGAAAATAAGTTAAACAGAAAAGTTTACTCTTAGgcttatctttttcttctctctccaccaCTCCAATGGAAGATGCTGCCCTCTCGGAACCTATTAATCACCTACATCCATCAATAACACATGCATTTAATCACCCACATCTGTCAGCAACACACGCCTAGGAAGAGAAgggtttcctcttcttttctgtttgatCGTGGTTTCTAATAAGGCTTTGTCAGCCTCGTGATTCTTTCAGAACCACAGTGATGGAGTCTTATTCATTGTGTATTTTTGTTGGACACTTGCCATGCCTCAGGCATCGTGCAGGGCGCAGGAGGATCACAGGGTCAAAGTAGACGTGCGTGGTTTCCATGCTGTGGAACTTCCAGTCCAGGGGAAAAAACGAATTTCGCAGACAGAACGAGGTAGACAAGAGGTAAAGCTTGGTCCTTCTCAGAGAACACCACCTTTTGACCAGACTCATTATAATCTATGATTGCTAATTTAAAGCGAATAAAAAAGTCTAACTTTACTGTCCTGATGTCCTTggtggaaaaaaaagagtaataggAAGTCTTTCTTGTTAGTAAACTGATCTGCGTGCTCCCTCCATCACCACGTGAATATGAACCTGAACTAAAACAGTTTCCCTATCACTTGTTTATTTGCTCATCGAAAGTagatttttaatactttattcaGCTTTCTAGTCGTCTTCTCCTTCAGCTTAACATGATTCTCTTAACGTCGTTCTGTATAGTTTGGGCCGGTGGGGGGCGATTACACTAAAGGAAAGACCACTTCAAGGAGAAGCAGCGTTCCTGGCCTAGGGCTCTGCCGACTCTGAACAGCCTTTCTCAAGCCTTCTTTGCTCCGAGGCAGGCACAGTATGTGCTTGCCTACATGATGTAATTTGAGGGGCTACAAAACAAGCCTCTACACCCAAggattgttttgctttttattttttaaaaaatcacttttaacCCATTCTATATTTTTGCTTCCTATTGTCAATTGAAAGCAGTggcagatattttttttttttctatcctcGATTGGTCTGAAGGTGGCTGCGCAGTCTCACCATTAGAGTGTCACGTTACAGGAGGGGTTCTCCTGCAATTGCTCACtgcagggctgggtggggcaCAGCCCCCTCAGAGGATTTCTCGCAAACCTGGACAGGGAAGTGTTGACCTAAAGTTTCATGACACACAGAGGTTTCTTGTTTTTcagattaaatttatttaatttcagtgGGAGACAATGCCttaatccagagaaaggaaactaGTGACACATTGCAGGCATCAGTGACGGCTCCATAGAGGAGCTTTTAGCGTAGTGTTCTGCAGACTTGTTCTGTCTCTTCTACTAGATGCCAAGGCAGAGGAGTGGCCAGAAAGGCAGCAGAATGGGGTGGTTAAGAGGGAAGCTCTGTGTTGGCCTCCCAGCCCCTACTACCAGCAGCTTAACCAAGAGCAGCTATTTCACCTCCCTCTTTCTCAGAGTCTCTGTATGTAAATGGATTGATGACAGCACTGGGTACCTTTAAAGGGTGTTGTGGAGATTCAATGAGTAACGTATATGAAGAGCTTAGGACAGCACCTGGTACCTAATAAGTACCTATTCCTCTTCTTATTATTATGTGTCAGAGGTATTGATACTTGGAAATGTTTTTCCAGATGCTTTCAGTTAATTACTGCAAAAGTTTCTAGAGTCTTTCATTTTGCCTTTCCCTCATTGTCTTTAGtgtgtctctttctttttacattaCAATGTAATGGGAAGATGGTTGGAAATTTTATGTCGAAGATTGGCATACGGCATATGTTCTGTTATGTAtcgaatgtttgtgtccccccccaaattcatctattgaagccctaacccccaacatGACAGTATTTAGAGATGGGGCCTGTGGAAGGTGGTTaggttcagatgaggtcatgagggaggGGCCCTGtaggatgggattagtgcccttgtaagaagagataCTGGAGAGCTTGCgctctctgtcttcacatctgTGTCCCAAGGAAAGGCCATATGAGCACATGAAGAGAAGGTGGCCatttgcaagccaggaagagggctctcaccaggaactcAATTGCcatcaccttgatcttggatttcccagtcctccagaactgtgagaaataaattctgttctttaagcccctcagtctgtggtattatgTCATGGCGGCCTGAACTGACTAAACGTGTTCATACCAAGAATAACGCCCGGACAGTGGAGAACTAGCGGGGAAATATTACTGCACAAGACTGAATTTAGTGCCATTGGGGTTATGGTCTCAGTGGCATGTGGTTTAGATGAGCTTACTTTGGCTATTTCAGTTTCTGGATAAACAAGACAAGTCCTTGAATTGTCCCCTGGGCAAAGGTTCCAGTGTCTCAGGCATGAGCATCATAAGCTCCAGGGAGTTGCTTCTGTTGCTCTCCCTTGTTTAGCAAGCTGTGGCTTATGATAAGTCCTGATGACAGTTTCACATTGATTTACAGTGTAACAGTATGACAGAGCAGGGTCCATTCGTttctccaattttaaaaatatttattttactgaacAGTTTAAAACATCCCCGAGACCCCCTAAAGGATGCCCAGTGGATGGTATTGAGcctacatttattatttctaaaagagctACCATTTTACCAGTTGAACA
This genomic interval carries:
- the LNP1 gene encoding leukemia NUP98 fusion partner 1 isoform X1; this encodes MWAAQFINRHYRGCLMVKWLFSKSFSSKDPIIGDHLKIPVLFRLLGEILGFIQSALLDDISLCQIWGQDFDILNHLYMEHRDDDDEDVSFAKWMSSFWGHSWIEEDERGLRDRHRSQHASYRKTSLPCPFPVLPRITSSDSHPRRRSHEDQGFQCRTHTQDYRKCSGDGSFKEPLESTGRSHSKMQAFSESSEQQLCFRTKRSVSLGPESRQERNERECLRMETGSCKKAVERRSCKKTEHREAYMAALFEKGPK